One genomic region from Mycobacterium basiliense encodes:
- a CDS encoding carbonic anhydrase, translating to MPNTNPVTAWKALKEGNERFVAGKPLHPSQSVDHRASLAAGQKPTAVIFGCADSRVAAEIIFDQGLGDTFVVRTAGHVLDSAVLGSIEYAVTVLSVPLVVVLGHDSCGAVNAALTAINDGNLPGGYVRDVVERVAPSILLGRRDGLKRVDEYEQRHIYETVAQLMSRSMAISERVAAGTLAIVGVTYQLADGRAVLRNHVGEIGDAAV from the coding sequence ATGCCCAATACCAATCCGGTAACCGCGTGGAAAGCACTCAAAGAGGGTAACGAGCGTTTCGTTGCAGGCAAGCCCCTGCATCCCAGCCAAAGCGTCGACCATCGAGCCAGCCTGGCTGCCGGGCAGAAGCCGACAGCGGTGATCTTCGGGTGCGCGGACAGCCGCGTGGCGGCCGAGATCATCTTCGACCAAGGGCTGGGCGACACGTTCGTGGTCCGAACGGCTGGACATGTCCTCGATTCGGCCGTGCTGGGCTCCATCGAGTACGCGGTGACGGTGCTCAGTGTGCCGCTCGTCGTGGTACTAGGACATGACAGCTGTGGTGCGGTCAATGCCGCGTTGACGGCGATCAACGACGGCAATCTGCCCGGCGGCTATGTGCGTGATGTGGTTGAGCGAGTGGCGCCGTCGATTCTGCTCGGCCGGCGTGACGGCCTGAAGCGCGTCGACGAGTACGAGCAGCGGCACATATACGAGACGGTGGCGCAGCTCATGTCGCGTTCCATGGCCATATCGGAGCGGGTTGCCGCGGGAACGTTGGCAATTGTGGGCGTTACCTACCAGCTTGCGGACGGGCGGGCGGTGTTGCGCAACCACGTGGGCGAGATAGGCGACGCGGCCGTCTAG
- a CDS encoding HhH-GPD family protein: MPAIVPQAPMSGPQHISAANLVGWFERTSRDLPWRHPGVSAWQILVSEFMLQQTPVSRVLSIWPDWVRRWPTPSATAAATAADVLRAWGKLGYPRRAKRLHECATVIARDHDDVVPDDVEVLLTLPGVGSYTARAVACFAYQQRVPVVDTNVRRVVARAIHGRSDAGAPSARRDHADVSALLPNDATAPQFSVALMELGATVCTARTPRCGLCPLDACAWRQAGFPASAGLPRPVQRYAGTDRQVRGCLLDVLRANNAPVTKSQLDVAWRTDTQQRDRALDSLLADGLITKTVDGRFALAGEQ, translated from the coding sequence ATGCCAGCCATTGTGCCGCAAGCGCCGATGAGCGGTCCGCAACACATATCAGCCGCCAATCTTGTCGGTTGGTTTGAGCGAACGAGCCGCGACCTACCCTGGCGACACCCCGGGGTCAGCGCGTGGCAAATCCTGGTCAGTGAGTTCATGCTGCAGCAGACGCCGGTGTCGCGCGTGCTGTCGATCTGGCCGGACTGGGTGCGGCGGTGGCCGACGCCGTCAGCGACTGCCGCAGCAACTGCCGCCGATGTGCTGCGTGCGTGGGGGAAACTGGGCTATCCGCGGCGAGCCAAGCGCTTGCACGAGTGCGCCACCGTGATCGCGCGCGATCATGACGACGTGGTTCCCGACGACGTCGAGGTCCTACTCACCTTGCCTGGCGTGGGTAGCTACACCGCACGGGCGGTGGCCTGTTTCGCCTACCAACAGCGCGTTCCGGTGGTGGACACCAACGTACGACGCGTGGTGGCCCGGGCCATCCATGGCCGCTCCGATGCCGGTGCGCCGTCGGCGAGGCGTGATCACGCCGACGTCTCTGCGCTATTGCCCAATGACGCTACCGCCCCACAATTTTCGGTGGCACTCATGGAGCTGGGCGCCACGGTGTGTACCGCACGAACCCCGCGATGCGGATTGTGCCCACTGGATGCCTGCGCATGGCGCCAGGCCGGTTTTCCGGCGTCCGCCGGTCTCCCCCGCCCAGTTCAGCGCTACGCGGGAACGGACCGCCAGGTCCGCGGCTGCCTACTGGACGTGTTGCGCGCCAACAATGCTCCAGTCACCAAGTCACAGCTGGATGTGGCCTGGCGGACCGATACCCAACAGCGTGACCGGGCACTGGACTCGTTGCTTGCCGACGGCCTGATAACCAAGACGGTCGACGGCCGTTTCGCGTTGGCCGGCGAGCAGTAG
- a CDS encoding nitroreductase family deazaflavin-dependent oxidoreductase, whose protein sequence is MADQPEMPGNDQVIAEFRANGGKVGGPFEGAPLILLHTTGAKSGKERINPLMTFKFDGTLLIVGSYAGADVDPAWLHNLRAHPTARIEIGTDTYAVRARELPPDERNAAFARIVEQQPGFGAYQSKTNRVIPVIELQPI, encoded by the coding sequence ATGGCCGATCAACCCGAAATGCCCGGAAACGACCAGGTCATCGCGGAATTCCGCGCCAACGGCGGAAAGGTCGGAGGTCCGTTTGAAGGCGCACCCCTAATACTTCTACACACCACCGGCGCCAAATCCGGCAAGGAGCGTATCAACCCGCTGATGACGTTTAAATTCGACGGCACACTGCTCATCGTCGGGTCGTATGCGGGCGCCGACGTCGACCCAGCCTGGCTGCACAATTTACGAGCCCACCCAACCGCACGCATCGAAATCGGAACCGACACATACGCGGTACGTGCCCGTGAACTGCCCCCAGACGAGCGCAACGCAGCCTTTGCACGCATCGTCGAACAGCAGCCGGGCTTTGGCGCATACCAATCCAAGACCAACCGTGTCATTCCCGTAATCGAGTTGCAGCCAATATGA
- a CDS encoding oxidoreductase produces the protein MNQRPSVALVTGVSSGIGRSVAKTLAENGFQVFGTYRKPNGTDPIPGVELVRLDVTDAASVAEAVAMVIQRTGRIDVLVNNAGAGIIGAAEETSLAQAQQLFDTNFFGLVRVTREVLPHLRAQRSGRIINMGSVLGFLPAPYAAFYAATKHAIEGYSESLDHEIREFGIRVSVIEPALTNTAFGANAADADSPIESYAATRERVRQALHEALHLGDDPLVVARVALRAATSLRPKLRYTAGSLARRLSLMHKLAPATVMDKGIRKAHNLTATPDSDTNIAVHRT, from the coding sequence ATGAATCAACGACCATCCGTGGCATTGGTCACTGGGGTCTCCTCGGGAATCGGCAGATCCGTTGCGAAGACCCTCGCCGAGAACGGTTTCCAGGTGTTCGGTACCTATCGCAAGCCGAACGGGACGGACCCCATTCCCGGCGTGGAACTAGTGCGGCTCGATGTGACCGATGCCGCTTCGGTTGCCGAAGCTGTCGCCATGGTTATCCAACGCACGGGCCGTATCGATGTTCTGGTCAACAACGCCGGTGCCGGCATTATCGGCGCCGCGGAGGAGACGTCGCTCGCCCAAGCGCAGCAGCTTTTCGATACGAATTTCTTTGGGCTGGTGCGAGTAACCCGTGAGGTGCTACCACATCTGCGCGCTCAGCGCAGCGGCCGCATCATCAACATGGGCTCGGTGTTGGGCTTCTTGCCGGCACCCTATGCAGCGTTCTACGCAGCCACAAAGCATGCAATCGAAGGCTACTCAGAATCCCTCGATCACGAAATCCGCGAATTCGGGATTCGAGTCTCAGTCATCGAGCCCGCACTAACCAACACAGCGTTCGGCGCCAACGCGGCCGATGCGGATTCACCGATCGAAAGCTATGCGGCCACGCGCGAGCGAGTCCGACAGGCGCTGCACGAGGCGCTCCACCTTGGAGACGACCCCTTGGTGGTCGCGCGCGTCGCCCTTAGGGCGGCGACCAGCCTTCGGCCGAAATTACGGTATACGGCCGGATCCTTGGCCCGCCGACTGTCGCTGATGCACAAGTTGGCTCCCGCTACGGTGATGGACAAGGGAATTCGCAAAGCTCACAACCTAACAGCAACGCCAGACTCCGATACAAACATCGCCGTACATCGGACGTGA
- a CDS encoding sulfotransferase family protein: MQVIGVGFGRTGTNSLKLALEALGFGPCLHASNLVPTPELTREWADLLTHRSVDKRAKLYELLSDYESTVDWPSCLVWSEMIRMYPAARVILTVRDPDSWVNSFVEALAPLWLNAMEKVNDPGLSQSPLGASYQLLNSFAQLEFGGRVFDPAVLKRRLLEHHEQVKAAVPQERLLVYSVSEGWPSLCEFLNVDVPSIEFPHTNDRAAFKVKQEEFFKLQENFSQLPSGSAPLSWDHEFRASDAKPASGR, from the coding sequence ATGCAGGTCATTGGTGTTGGATTTGGCAGAACAGGGACGAATTCGCTCAAACTTGCGCTCGAGGCTTTGGGTTTCGGTCCGTGCCTGCACGCCTCCAACCTGGTCCCGACTCCCGAGCTCACAAGGGAATGGGCCGACTTGCTGACCCATCGATCGGTGGACAAGCGCGCAAAACTGTACGAACTCCTCAGTGATTATGAGTCCACCGTCGACTGGCCTTCGTGTTTGGTCTGGTCGGAGATGATCCGCATGTATCCGGCCGCGCGTGTCATCCTCACTGTTCGCGATCCTGACAGCTGGGTGAACAGCTTTGTGGAAGCACTTGCTCCGCTTTGGCTCAACGCAATGGAGAAGGTGAATGACCCAGGCCTTTCACAGTCGCCCCTGGGTGCGTCCTACCAGCTACTTAACTCCTTCGCCCAGTTGGAATTCGGCGGACGTGTGTTTGACCCCGCGGTGCTCAAGCGCCGCCTCCTTGAACATCACGAGCAAGTGAAAGCTGCCGTGCCACAAGAGCGTTTGCTGGTCTATTCGGTTTCCGAGGGCTGGCCAAGCCTGTGCGAGTTTCTCAACGTCGATGTCCCGTCGATCGAATTTCCGCACACGAATGACCGGGCGGCGTTCAAGGTCAAGCAGGAGGAATTCTTCAAACTGCAGGAGAATTTCTCTCAGTTGCCTTCTGGGTCTGCGCCGCTCAGCTGGGACCATGAGTTCAGGGCTTCTGACGCCAAGCCCGCGTCCGGTCGGTAG